The nucleotide window TCTCAACCTACAAAGATTATGAAGGTTTTGATGAATACCAGTATCTGCCTAGGTGTGGCCTGGGTCCACCACAAGAGAAATCCTCTGGctggttttatgcttttgggaaacattcctttgAACTCCGTTTCCTACAAGAGTCTATATCCTAAATGCAGTGTTTATATGCCTCATTTTAACTGTTCCTCAGGGAATTCCACCCCAATatcctttatattctcttgattCAGTTGGAGTACGTTGTAGGCTTGTGCCTTTTTCCACATTACTGAGTAACACTGGACTCCACAGATCTAATTGACTTGGATGTGGGAACTTTGATGCAAAGATGcaaacatgtttcattttttgtttcttgtttaagatgatagatgatagatagatagatgatagatagatagatagatagatagatagatagatgatagatagatttgagacaagaagagaccagagagaaaccacagagtagcaggagagtgggggctgaaaaatagagggagagagattctcaaggagATTACCCAGCAGCGTGCTGAGCTGCCTCCCACATTCCTGAGACCAACgtgtttcacattatttttcatttccagttaAGAAGCATAGGACACTAAGGCCCTTGACCAGACATTATCTAGAACACCTCAACTGCCAAAGCAGCCACATTGGAAGGAATTGGCATCGGATTCCTTCCTGACAGTGGGGCTTTTCCTTATCCACTACTGTCCCACGTCTATGAACCAGAGTATCTTCACTCCCTTGCTCTTACTCTGTGTgggatttcttaaaattccattctctccCTGAGTTCCCTTCCTTGTTTATGGAGTCTTCAGGTACCATGTTTCCTTCAATTCTTTGCTTCTGTATGATCCCTGGCATGTGAGACCCAACATGCTAGAGCCACCACATGGAACTGGTTTACTTAGATGTCTCCAAATGGAACAATCCCGAATGCAACAAAATGTATTGTTTCCATAAGGGTTCCAAATTGTGTATCACACaatcactaaaaattttaaagacaggatTAGCTCTGTCCACTGCCAGAAGAGTGAATGCAATGGCTTCtgctaaagaaactaaaatactgTATTGAAACCTCCTCATCTCGCCCTCTGGTAACAGGAGGCTAATGTATTTTATGTCTCCTTATCACCACTTGGTTGGGTTTCTTGTCCCAGTAAAATGAGCACTTTTAATAATATAACTGTGGAATGGATTGTTCCTATCTCCATGCCTTTACTGTGGTTGATTACCAacagtggagaggcagaggtaagATGTGGTCCATCTGTGGTATCTTCTATTAGAGCAGTTGGTAATGGGATAATGCATTCCCCATGTGAGGAGGCAATCTCCCTAGAAGCTGTTTCCACAAGTCTCCTGCATGAGCTCAAACCTGTTACGACACACACATGCCCCCTAGGATATCTCCTGTGAAAAGCCCTGACGTTGTTTTCTCCTGCTGGACAACACAAAAGCTCAGGAAGGGAAGTCAAGTAATCCCTTCAGCTTACATCCACCCACCATGGCCAGGAACCTACCCTCGTTGTCAACCTCACAGACCACTGATTCAATGTGGCCTCCCAGATTAATTAAGCCTCCACACACTGCCATGGAATCTAGCCTGGGGCTGTCCCCAAATCCCAGTTTCAGCCCAGATCCCTATTGTGAAAACATTTCCAGCCTGACATCTTGCAAAAGGTTGATGGAGCCAGGACTCAACTCATTGTCACCTGGAAACAGGTTGGAGGTCTCCCTAGAACTGCATCCAGGATTGGCAATTCCGGGTTCCCTGGAAAGGACTGGGGAATCTGTTCTGTGGGAGGCTATGGAGATTCTTCGGTCTGTCCTCCTGACTAATAGATCTTGATATAGAGTGAAACCCCTTAAGTGACTAATGGAtacctggacaggatgagcattgaccTCCAGACACCTACCCAGAGAATTCATCTGCTGACTGTCCAGCCTCCACAGTCCCCACAATGTGCTATCCAACCATCTCCTGGTCATCCCTCCCAGGTGTCTCTACTAGCCTTGGCCAGAGATGGTGTGCTCCTGGTTCAAATCTACTCCCCCCACCTAATTTTTCACACACACTTCTTCCTGGTCAGAGCCCTCATAACTGAAGAGACCCTGAAGAATAATGTGCCCATGTCCCATTGCATGTCCCCATAAATGGCTCCTGGTGCTTCCCCTATATTAATCCAGTGAGTAGGAGTGAGACATTCCCATAGAGGGAGGATATGAATTTAGGTTGCTGGTGACCTAGATGTAGCTGCAGGAATTCCACTCAGAGTAAACAGGCAAAGAAGCCTCTGTGAGGAGCCggcctggaaataaaataattatttcaaatatctgaaatacTGGGGAGTAAAAGCATGCACACCAAATCATATGTTGCAGTCttctattaagaataaaaaaaacacacaactgcctaataacattttagatcaaaaatgaacaaagcagatgCAATATTCCCCAtaacaatttcagaaaaataatatcaacaagtacagaaaatgtcttctaggagaaaacatggtATAATTTGCAGATCTCTGGATGGgatctttttctaaatcagaaattcagacattTGTAAAACAGTTTCAGATTAACTTGTTTACTTCTGTTTACAACCAATGTACAAATTGCCAGGATGATTTAcctacattttttagaaaatgtatttcagtaaGACAAACTTGACATTCTGGATTGGTAAGCACCCTTTGAGATTCCCATATATATACCTAACGAAAAACTGCAGTGTCTGTGTAGTGGGGGGAGTATATGTGTAGGCGCCCAAAAGCATAACACGTAGCACATTGTGGACTTGACCATTTCCAACTAGTTCAGCGGAGGAATTGCTGGTTCACCATATCAGTCCAGGAGGGGGACATATCCTTATTCCAACAGACTCCTCCTGAGGGTCCTCTTCTGTGAAAGACAAGTCTCCCAGTCCATGAGCTGTCTCATTCCCTATGACAGTCTTCAGAGGACGAGGATACCTACAGGTCTTCTTAGGAAACTCTAgcaaacacatacacagaggtTCCCTCACTCTTTATGACACGATAAActgtgtttgtaaaaaaaaaaaaaaaattcccagacaTGAAAGAAACCTTGACACTTTCTATCTCTAATCTGCCTCTGTTACatgaaaatctacaaaaaagtGTGATTTCTTCTGCACAGTTCCTATTGTCCCTTACTTTCCAGTAAGGGTGGCATGTCCAAGTTTGAATACAGAGTGAACATACATTATGATGAGATGTCACAACTGCACATCTATGGTCACACTCAGAAGCTTTTGGTTATCATGCGATAATTTTCATTCTACAATCAATTTGTCAATTACTTCTGTAAGAAATAGAATGATAACACAGAGCACCTATAACCTGACCTCAAAAACCATTTTGCTAGATTCGTGAACTTGGCACTGTTTTTCTGAGGTATCAACCCAGGTCCAAATGTGAATTTGAACTggtctgaaatccagagtccactTCTTCTGTGGCAGGAGGTGCCACATAGCAGACGGTAgcaaaatattcatagaaacttATGTTCAGTGGGAGGCTGGGCATTTCCCCTTGGAATAAGAGTCCctgtcagtttccttctctgccgTCTTAATGTAGGAGATAGTGAAGGGAACATAATACATTCAATGAGATTCAATCAGGCTGGATGCAGTTATCTCcccaaaataagcatttaattccTTTCTTACCATTTCCAAGCAATGACCAAAACACATCGCTGGCAAGGCCCCACGCATGCTTCTGTTCAGGCAAATATTCTTTCGATATAAATAGAAGATAAGCAATGGGAAGTGCGGAGCATGACGAGAGGGTCGAATATACTTCAAATCCAGGTCCTCAGCATCATATCCACTCTCAATCCTGACTGCTCACTGCCTCTCACCTGCAAGTTGCCCCTACTCTCCCCAAGGCTGAAGGAGAGGCCGGTTCCTGGATAGACCCCATATGAATCCACACTATTCCAATATAAGATCATGACAATGAACCCGCTTTAAAAGTCAGTGTCCTCTAGTTTCAGTCGAAGGCCATAGCCCATGAACACACCCAGATAGATGGTTCTTCCATACATACAGAACACACATTTCACACAACACCAAATATTTCCAGTGTGGGACTGTGTTCGGGTTTGGTGAGTGAGTgacaccgtgtgtgtgtgtgtgtgtgtgtgtgcgcacgcgcccATGTGCAACAAAGTTAGTAGACACATCCCTGCACTGCTTCCCCAGacctctgtcccttcttgctcGTCCTCTTTGTTGGTCTGGCTCTCCCTGGCACATGCGGGACTTTGGCCACGTCCCCGGCCACGTGAGGTGGGATCATCCCAGCTGCAGTGTGGAGCAGGTCCATGGTTTGCTGAGGATGATTCTTGGGCATCTCATGTCTGTATTTGGAGTGCTGAAGGATGACTGCATTGTCAGGAAgagcaatttctcttctcctgacatGAAGTTCAGGCTTAGGTCGGTTGCGTTCTTGGAGGCATCTCCCCTGGTCTAATGTGGTTTGTTGCCTTGAGGTCTCTTCCCCGTGCTCCTCCGACTCAACAAGGTTCACAGTGGGatcccttgtgctctctcctgaggcctcacccacCTCTGCGGGGTCTGCCTCGGGAGATGCGATTCCTCCCTCGACTGACCCACTCACAAGGTCTCTTTCCATATCGGTCTTCTGCATATAAAAGAGGACATAGGCAAGTTGGCGCAGGGCACAAGTCACAACGCAGGCGCTGATCTTAGCATCATCCATTTTATGCCACTGGCCGTTTCCTGCCTTTACGAAACAGAAATAACGTCCACTGTGGCAACTCCACCCAGCATGCACCAGCACGGCATAGAGCACATAAACCAAGGGTCCTGCCCTCCGCTCAGACAGGGAGTGTTGCATGTCAAGGCACTCAGGATATTGCATCTCCTTAGTCATTTTGTTGCCTGTGAAGTCTGAGAATCGTTTCAAGACCAGGATGAGGACTTTTGCACAACTGTGCCAAGTCAACACCTTGGACGCAGGCACTTTCTCTAGACACTTACTACAATGGTAGGCATTTTCACCTTCAAGCATTTCGGGCTTCACCAACTGCTCCAAAGCTTGGCTGACACTCTGAGCAGCCCCGATGTCCAggctgatgtccaggtaaggttcCAGAGTGCTGGAAATGCCTTGGCAGTGGAGACACTGGATTTGTGACCTCCAGTACCCCCCAAAGATATGCTGGATGAGGGTGCTGTCCTGAGCATGCTGAGAGTCTGAGGGCTTGTCTTCAGGCAAGCATGCTTGCTGCATTGCATCCAGAATGAACATGAGATACTCATGGGCATCTTCTTGCTTGTGTGTGTGGAAGGTGGCGAGCAGGAGTGGAAGGGGTCGGAGCACACGTCCAGGATGGCAGAGAACCCGGGTCATGTGAGCCTGCAGAGTACACAGCATGCAGGATGTCTGCTTCCTACAGGCTGTCCCGTGCTTCTGGGACAGCACGTAGCTGGCAAGGGGCTCTGTGTAGGTCAGACACTGTAGGGTTGCATTCACGTAGCAAGTGTTCCCCATGTTCTGAAGCCCAGCTCCCACCTGGGAAAGATCCTCCCAACTCAGAGGCGTCTTGGTGGGAGGCCACCCTGCTGATGCGGGAGCCAAAGGATCAGTCAGGGAGGAGAGTGTCTTTGATGCAGGGGATGTCTTCTCAGGCAGAGAGGGTCCTCCGTGGACTTCAGCACCACTTCTCTGTGACCAGCATGATTGGGGTTTGGGAGAGTCGTTGAACTGAGACTCCTCTGAGCGGTGGAGGTAGGCAGCGTCCATGTCGGCAGAAACAGTGTCCACAAGATAAATTCAACCAGGAGCTTCAGGTCACAAAGGGATGCTTCTCTCACTGAGCCAGTTTCCAAATGGCAGATAGTGACCCTCACCTCCACCTTTTATGGCTTTTGGGCCCTGGGATAAGGCACAAAATCCTCTAATCCACTGGAATCGCTTGATTGGATTACAGGATTTGGGTGTGGTCCCTTTCTCATAGAGAACATTCAGGTCAGCCCACCTCCTAATCTTGCCTCTGAAAACAGCCAACACATTCAGATTCTTCTCAACCTCTTTAAGTGTCCCTGCACCTTTCTGAACAGAatttgttcagagtttctatgttCAAAGGAAATCTTTTTGAAAGTCCTTTTCCTTTGACTAACCGCAAGGGAGCCAAGGAGTGTCAGATGTCAGTCCTGTAGGACAGGGAAGATCACTTTCCCAAAGGAGCTGAGATACCACATAGGAACACGTTCTCCTCACCAGCCAGAATGTTTGTAGCTGTAACCAATTATTTGGGAACGTGGCATCCATTGCTTTGCTTCTAcaccttcatctctctctacTATGATTCCAATATACAAAGATTATGAAGGTTTAGATGAATATCATTTTCTGCTTAGGTGTGTCTCGGGTCTACAACAAGAGAAATTCTCTGGCTGGTTCTATGCTTTGGGAAAGATTCCTTTAAAACTCCTTTTCCTGCAAGTCTATATCTTAAATCCAGTTTTTATATGCCTAATTTTAACTGTTCCTCAGGTAATTCTATACCAATATCCATTATATACTTTTGATTTAATTGGAGTATGTTGTAGGCTTGCACATTTTTTACACATTATGGTTTTGGCAGTTGTAGATGCAGGGAGGAAGGCACTGCGGTGGCTCGTGGTTTGGAAATGCCATTATGGTTTATTCTGCTTACAGAATTAGTAGTGTCTGCTGAAAATTTTGAGTCGACAAGACAATTAATTCCTTCTTGTGACCATGACCTTTTCCAGTTTATGAATTTGGGTAAGTCTTAGGAAAGGTGGAAACCTAAGTCCATTAGTCTTCTTTACTAAACAGAGGCCAAGAACAACAGGAGCATTTTGCCAGGCCTTGGTAAGTGACTGGGCTTCAGAAACACTGGGGCCCTGCTGAATTCTTGACGTTCACTTGTCATCA belongs to Canis lupus baileyi chromosome 23, mCanLup2.hap1, whole genome shotgun sequence and includes:
- the LOC140615314 gene encoding ubiquitin carboxyl-terminal hydrolase 17-like protein 17 → MPLPRKISSEDPMNTMFMDIKGLRIPGVQDSLGYFTSSNPNIPCEDRPFYPWTSGIFIGFQKVGAGLQNMGNTCYVNATLQCLTYTEPLASYVLSQKHGTACRKQTSCMLCTLQAHMTRVLCHPGRVLRPLPLLLATFHTHKQEDAHEYLMFILDAMQQACLPEDKPSDSQHAQDSTLIQHIFGGYWRSQIQCLHCQGISSTLEPYLDISLDIGAAQSVSQALEQLVKPEMLEGENAYHCSKCLEKVPASKVLTWHSCAKVLILVLKRFSDFTGNKMTKEMQYPECLDMQHSLSERRAGPLVYVLYAVLVHAGWSCHSGRYFCFVKAGNGQWHKMDDAKISACVVTCALRQLAYVLFYMQKTDMERDLVSGSVEGGIASPEADPAEVGEASGESTRDPTVNLVESEEHGEETSRQQTTLDQGRCLQERNRPKPELHVRRREIALPDNAVILQHSKYRHEMPKNHPQQTMDLLHTAAGMIPPHVAGDVAKVPHVPGRARPTKRTSKKGQRRLKENVEPWSQRDQRHQAGLLNQAEREKVERRRQEAEQRKALLQRFPRRPREGQKRTWKEGTESCDYVRRPHMPMPVYTTRRPSIPEPSLLTEARTENPDMSDGACDYVPWSILHDDLQVSSSSEDTESE